One part of the Bacteroidia bacterium genome encodes these proteins:
- a CDS encoding DUF4230 domain-containing protein — protein sequence MITSIITFFRWVGFRNILTFALVIVIFFLIKNRFFNKTDEQIQVTSLFQKIEYVENLRLVSYFYEEIVAIGTSDRLQKLVNKAEDKVEEAKRSVIFAELIRDSLKIKMERAIESHEAIDTTLIRIEDDLLALSDSLDKFDVGNFKKLMKMSPQRQGLFEGRIRKMIQEYRLNEPGPGTRNRDRRFMKQRQKELQEDIMKVMDLKAKRFKELRDSKKKVFQQMSRQSKVLRKDLKDVKRKAENNFQDAAQKVLKLRGELEKEEEDLLEARAELEKLEGDPLPKLLVVVSAEVTGMVNLQEMQFETIGRDSLAVTQMPQAITDSVYIRMSNTKRFLAGKKKNGLFSSAEEGLYFEVYQQLKDAIIETESRVRKKAIESGILDETNRMAHDYIRDVGKSTGFNVGFAEAESASSPIEEFSGPDSTELKNLSDSLDILLKEDAQKTRSINSRSISDTQAVPSSGNN from the coding sequence ATGATAACTAGCATCATCACATTTTTCCGCTGGGTGGGATTTCGAAACATACTCACCTTTGCCCTGGTCATCGTCATTTTCTTTTTGATCAAGAACCGCTTTTTCAATAAGACCGATGAACAGATACAGGTTACTTCCTTGTTCCAAAAAATCGAATACGTCGAGAACCTTCGCCTGGTCTCCTATTTCTATGAAGAAATTGTAGCCATTGGCACCTCTGATCGTTTACAAAAACTGGTCAATAAAGCCGAGGACAAAGTAGAAGAAGCCAAACGCTCAGTGATTTTCGCAGAATTGATTCGAGACAGTTTGAAAATAAAAATGGAAAGGGCCATCGAGTCACATGAAGCCATAGATACGACCTTGATCCGAATAGAGGATGATTTACTCGCCTTGAGTGATTCTTTAGACAAATTTGATGTTGGCAACTTCAAAAAGTTGATGAAAATGAGTCCTCAGAGACAAGGGCTTTTTGAGGGCAGGATTCGCAAGATGATTCAGGAATATCGCCTGAATGAACCGGGCCCGGGAACGAGGAACCGAGACCGAAGATTCATGAAGCAACGTCAAAAAGAATTGCAGGAAGACATCATGAAGGTCATGGACCTCAAGGCAAAACGATTCAAAGAATTGCGAGATAGCAAAAAGAAGGTTTTCCAGCAGATGTCCAGGCAATCTAAAGTATTGCGGAAAGACTTGAAAGATGTAAAACGAAAGGCTGAGAATAATTTTCAGGATGCAGCTCAGAAGGTCTTGAAATTGAGGGGTGAGCTGGAGAAAGAAGAAGAAGACCTCCTGGAAGCCAGGGCAGAATTAGAGAAATTGGAAGGAGATCCATTGCCCAAATTGCTGGTAGTAGTTTCAGCGGAAGTGACTGGTATGGTAAATCTACAGGAAATGCAATTTGAAACCATAGGCAGAGATTCTCTGGCCGTTACCCAAATGCCACAAGCTATTACAGACTCTGTGTACATTCGCATGTCCAATACCAAGAGATTTCTGGCCGGGAAGAAAAAGAATGGGCTATTTTCCTCCGCAGAGGAAGGTCTTTATTTCGAAGTCTACCAGCAACTCAAAGATGCCATCATAGAAACAGAATCACGTGTCAGAAAAAAAGCAATTGAATCTGGCATATTAGACGAAACCAATCGCATGGCTCACGACTATATCAGAGATGTCGGCAAATCTACCGGATTCAATGTAGGCTTTGCTGAAGCAGAAAGTGCAAGTAGTCCGATTGAGGAATTCAGCGGTCCGGATAGTACAGAATTGAAAAACCTGAGTGATTCTCTGGACATTCTGCTGAAAGAAGATGCACAGAAAACCCGTTCGATCAATAGTCGATCGATTTCAGATACGCAAGCGGTACCGAGTTCAGGAA
- a CDS encoding DUF4230 domain-containing protein yields MAKKPGNSRSLDPASEQQTKLLQQIKNLLSNSQDDDDDIWSTAIIGVIVVGVLIAAFFLLRPLIWKEKKVDPAYSKVEAIKRIKELQLVKHHYETIIPITKPAKGNNDPKLQFLMVAPAEVNGFIDLSKLKFTVEEDSLIKVMLPPSEISQTLISLKNTKEYTFQRSFWQKFKENLDRKTNYLSAYDRIRSAIDSARADIRNRAIINGILDDTQDKAEDYIRNMVNNLGYRVEFEENPNIMVTDSVNFIYEKLINTAEPSEREKYKLNLFRLLRKSKNLLP; encoded by the coding sequence ATGGCAAAAAAGCCGGGCAATTCGAGGTCTTTGGACCCTGCCAGTGAACAACAAACCAAACTGCTCCAACAAATCAAGAATCTCTTATCTAATTCGCAAGATGACGATGATGATATTTGGAGTACTGCAATCATTGGGGTAATCGTCGTAGGGGTACTTATCGCTGCCTTCTTCCTCTTAAGACCTCTGATCTGGAAGGAAAAGAAAGTAGATCCTGCCTATTCAAAGGTAGAAGCGATCAAGCGGATCAAAGAGCTCCAGCTGGTCAAGCACCATTATGAAACCATTATTCCGATTACAAAACCGGCAAAAGGTAATAATGATCCAAAATTGCAGTTTTTGATGGTCGCTCCAGCTGAGGTTAATGGCTTTATTGACCTCTCCAAACTGAAATTTACCGTCGAAGAAGACAGCCTGATCAAAGTAATGCTTCCTCCTTCCGAGATTTCCCAAACTCTTATCAGCCTCAAAAACACCAAAGAATACACCTTCCAACGTTCCTTCTGGCAAAAATTCAAAGAGAACCTGGATCGAAAAACCAATTATTTGTCCGCCTATGATCGCATTCGTTCTGCCATAGATAGCGCAAGGGCAGACATTAGAAACAGAGCCATCATCAATGGAATCCTGGATGATACCCAGGATAAAGCAGAGGACTACATCAGAAATATGGTCAACAATCTGGGCTATCGGGTGGAATTTGAAGAGAACCCGAACATCATGGTAACAGACAGTGTCAATTTCATCTATGAGAAATTGATCAATACAGCTGAACCCTCAGAACGGGAAAAGTATAAATTGAATTTGTTTCGCCTCCTGAGAAAAAGTAAGAACCTCCTACCCTAG
- a CDS encoding type I phosphomannose isomerase catalytic subunit — MQELYPLTFETIFKDKLWGGEKIRTILGKDFSPLPNCGETWEISGVKGNVSIVKEGKLAGESLRSLIETYKGKLMGERVYEKFGNEFPLLVKFIDANADLSIQVHPDDALARQRHDSFGKSEMWYIFQADPGSKLIAGFNRELDKNTYVEYFESGRLTEILNQEEVDADDVFYLPAGRVHTIGKGLLLAEIQQTSDITYRIYDFDRVDAEGNKRELHVEQALDAIDYNFYPQYKTEYEAKENSADTIVTSPYFSTQRLHCTQSIARDYSDLDSFVILVCVGGELELNYPGGKMEMKLGDASLIPASINYLELHPKGEFKLLEAYVPKENA; from the coding sequence ATGCAAGAATTATATCCTCTCACTTTTGAGACCATATTTAAAGACAAGCTCTGGGGCGGTGAAAAAATCCGTACAATATTAGGTAAAGACTTCAGCCCCTTACCCAATTGTGGGGAGACCTGGGAGATATCCGGAGTCAAAGGCAATGTTTCCATTGTAAAAGAAGGAAAACTTGCGGGTGAAAGCCTGAGAAGTTTGATCGAGACTTATAAAGGGAAGTTGATGGGAGAAAGGGTATATGAGAAATTTGGCAATGAGTTCCCGCTCTTGGTAAAATTTATTGATGCAAATGCAGATCTTTCAATTCAGGTTCATCCCGATGATGCCCTGGCTCGTCAACGCCACGATTCTTTTGGCAAAAGTGAGATGTGGTATATCTTTCAAGCAGACCCGGGTTCCAAATTGATTGCGGGATTCAATAGAGAATTGGATAAGAATACCTATGTCGAATATTTTGAAAGTGGTAGATTAACAGAAATCCTCAACCAGGAGGAAGTTGATGCAGATGATGTATTCTACTTACCCGCAGGACGGGTTCATACGATAGGGAAAGGATTATTACTCGCAGAAATTCAGCAAACTTCAGACATCACCTATCGCATTTATGATTTTGATCGGGTAGATGCAGAGGGAAACAAAAGAGAATTGCATGTAGAACAGGCCCTTGATGCCATTGACTACAATTTTTATCCCCAATATAAAACCGAGTACGAAGCCAAAGAAAATTCAGCGGATACTATTGTCACTTCGCCTTATTTCTCTACCCAAAGGTTACATTGTACCCAATCCATAGCTCGGGATTATTCAGATCTGGATTCCTTCGTTATCCTCGTTTGTGTTGGTGGAGAATTGGAATTGAATTATCCTGGAGGAAAAATGGAGATGAAACTGGGTGATGCTAGTCTTATTCCTGCAAGCATCAATTACCTGGAACTTCACCCAAAAGGAGAATTTAAGCTTTTGGAAGCATATGTACCTAAGGAAAATGCTTAA
- a CDS encoding class I SAM-dependent methyltransferase, which yields MDSTHWKRLNGVYHLSESPYDFETPYIRYRKKESYVLSDAEVSELPKTFLYNLHRKEWELRSKSVKRLYNYLKKKGGRVRILDLGCGNGWITHKIAQLEGVEVYGLDINLFELEQAARVFPAENLKFCYGNVYEPIFEDGSFDYVIIGDSIPYFSNLQQLINRCRSLLKGGGEVHIFDSSIHTENQIEEAKEQKELYFEKLACSEMMEFYHFHIKQDFSHYDYEYLYSYGFFKRLLRKKDSPYPWIKIVN from the coding sequence ATGGACAGCACACACTGGAAGCGTCTAAACGGCGTTTACCATCTTTCTGAATCCCCCTACGACTTTGAAACTCCTTATATCCGGTATCGGAAAAAGGAGAGTTATGTCCTTTCGGATGCAGAAGTAAGTGAATTGCCCAAAACTTTCCTGTATAATCTGCATAGAAAAGAATGGGAGTTGAGAAGTAAATCTGTGAAAAGACTCTATAACTATCTCAAAAAGAAAGGTGGCAGGGTACGTATTCTGGATTTAGGTTGTGGAAATGGATGGATTACCCATAAGATCGCTCAATTGGAAGGGGTTGAGGTCTACGGCCTCGATATCAATTTATTTGAATTGGAGCAGGCAGCTCGAGTTTTTCCCGCGGAGAATTTGAAGTTTTGTTATGGGAATGTATATGAACCCATATTTGAGGATGGAAGTTTTGATTATGTAATCATAGGCGATTCGATTCCTTATTTTTCCAATTTACAGCAATTGATAAACAGATGCAGAAGTTTGCTGAAAGGTGGAGGGGAAGTTCACATTTTCGATAGTTCCATACATACTGAAAATCAGATCGAAGAGGCTAAAGAGCAGAAAGAATTGTATTTCGAAAAACTGGCCTGCTCAGAAATGATGGAATTTTATCACTTTCATATCAAACAGGATTTTTCCCATTATGACTATGAATACCTCTATAGTTATGGTTTTTTCAAGCGACTCCTGAGAAAGAAAGATTCTCCTTATCCCTGGATCAAGATTGTGAACTGA
- a CDS encoding amidohydrolase family protein — translation MNNSSLLRKVLIAIILLVSLSSAFLYFSFTSGMYAHEEIEYKSVFIKNGTLFSGLNEAEIKTNILIRAESISCIGSDCEAPEDAWLIDAEGMYIMPAFMDLGVQFYRASGEDRELSSFQQFFSFTRQRPEVRKNFHRAGITSIRSVGDAPQNILVLREQLASGKLAGPRIYAAGLMLSIEGAYPLASEYQGNEFMLENGVRSLTGPNELQEAVEELNNLEVDGFKLVFKSFGGKYPIMEAGILEAALKKADERNIWASVLTGNNEELKTAVNAGAKLIEGGSLAKLDTSLVQLLKAQEVSYLPMLSSLEEEEKLLNQQIENVKRLYEAGVSIGLATDNKAYQSFGKSIQREMELLVEAGIPASEVIKAASLGAAIAIKVDDRLGSIEEGKLADILISSGKAWEDISQIKKLQYVIQEGKVIMDKGELIN, via the coding sequence ATGAATAATTCTTCCTTGTTAAGAAAAGTACTGATCGCAATCATCCTATTGGTGAGCCTGAGTTCGGCTTTCCTTTATTTTAGTTTCACCAGTGGCATGTATGCGCATGAGGAGATTGAATACAAAAGTGTATTTATCAAAAATGGCACCCTCTTTAGTGGCCTCAATGAAGCTGAAATCAAAACCAATATCCTCATTCGGGCTGAGAGCATCAGCTGTATCGGAAGTGATTGTGAAGCACCGGAAGATGCCTGGCTGATAGATGCTGAGGGGATGTATATTATGCCTGCATTTATGGATTTAGGGGTTCAGTTTTATCGGGCAAGTGGGGAAGACCGGGAACTTTCTTCCTTCCAACAATTCTTTTCCTTTACCCGACAAAGACCAGAAGTGCGAAAGAATTTTCATCGAGCTGGTATCACGAGTATTCGTTCTGTAGGAGATGCTCCACAGAATATCCTCGTTTTGAGAGAACAATTGGCTAGTGGGAAACTTGCTGGCCCTCGCATATATGCTGCCGGACTTATGCTCAGCATAGAGGGAGCTTATCCCCTTGCTTCTGAATATCAGGGAAATGAGTTTATGTTGGAGAATGGAGTCAGAAGTTTAACCGGCCCCAATGAACTCCAGGAGGCAGTTGAAGAACTGAACAATCTTGAAGTGGATGGTTTTAAGCTTGTTTTTAAAAGCTTTGGGGGAAAGTATCCTATCATGGAAGCCGGAATATTAGAAGCAGCACTTAAAAAAGCTGATGAAAGAAATATCTGGGCAAGTGTTCTGACCGGCAATAATGAGGAATTGAAAACTGCTGTCAATGCAGGAGCAAAACTCATAGAAGGAGGGAGCCTGGCAAAACTGGATACAAGCCTTGTACAGCTGCTTAAGGCTCAGGAAGTAAGCTATCTACCTATGCTTTCTTCCCTGGAAGAGGAGGAAAAGCTATTAAATCAACAGATTGAGAATGTAAAACGCCTCTATGAAGCTGGCGTATCCATTGGATTAGCTACGGATAATAAAGCCTACCAAAGTTTTGGGAAAAGTATCCAGAGAGAAATGGAGCTTCTTGTAGAAGCGGGAATACCTGCATCCGAAGTAATTAAAGCAGCTAGCCTCGGCGCAGCTATTGCCATAAAAGTAGATGATAGATTGGGAAGTATTGAAGAAGGGAAACTGGCAGACATCCTCATTTCCTCAGGCAAAGCCTGGGAAGATATCTCACAGATAAAAAAACTTCAGTATGTGATTCAGGAAGGGAAAGTAATCATGGATAAAGGGGAATTGATCAATTGA
- a CDS encoding TPM domain-containing protein, whose product MNKLPSIIILILLLFQSCASDTRTSEQSISDKRVLDKASILKNSEKKQLEKLLQAYADSSGLELGLYTVEKLESEQSIQQLGIQASTEFKAGKAGLNNGATILLSKQDRQAKVEVNYGLEWDIPVVDANDILQEMIPFLAKDQHFEAFELGFQALHDAAKIHKWEVSYPDFGSLTKDLPNSVGKIVSFKSKGLTRGYNSVPIEIQFHPDLFIELKPNDYEGETFLIFSNYMVEMVNAIIYADEAPQIYARVADLEPLQLQLLGIQ is encoded by the coding sequence ATGAATAAACTCCCAAGTATCATCATCCTCATTCTGCTCTTGTTTCAAAGCTGTGCCTCAGATACTCGTACTTCTGAGCAAAGCATTTCTGATAAGCGAGTGCTGGATAAAGCTAGCATCCTCAAAAATTCAGAAAAAAAGCAATTGGAGAAACTCCTTCAGGCCTATGCGGATAGTAGTGGACTGGAACTGGGATTATATACGGTCGAAAAGCTGGAATCAGAACAGAGTATTCAGCAATTGGGGATTCAGGCATCTACCGAATTCAAGGCTGGAAAAGCGGGTCTCAATAATGGTGCTACCATTTTATTATCCAAACAAGATAGACAGGCAAAGGTAGAAGTTAATTATGGCCTGGAATGGGACATTCCTGTCGTAGATGCAAATGACATTCTTCAGGAAATGATACCTTTTCTGGCAAAAGATCAACATTTTGAAGCCTTTGAACTTGGCTTTCAGGCTCTCCATGATGCGGCCAAGATTCATAAGTGGGAAGTTTCCTATCCAGACTTCGGATCCTTAACAAAGGATTTACCGAATTCAGTAGGGAAGATTGTTAGCTTTAAATCCAAAGGTTTAACCCGAGGCTACAATAGTGTCCCAATTGAAATCCAGTTTCATCCGGACCTTTTTATTGAATTAAAGCCCAATGATTATGAAGGAGAAACTTTTCTAATTTTCTCCAATTATATGGTAGAAATGGTAAACGCCATCATCTATGCAGATGAAGCTCCTCAAATCTACGCTCGTGTCGCGGATTTGGAACCGCTTCAACTCCAGCTCCTCGGCATTCAATAA
- the moaA gene encoding GTP 3',8-cyclase MoaA → MLLDNHGRLLNYVRLAVTDRCNLRCFYCMPAEGIEYVPRAELLTYEEMLRLVEILASMGISKVRITGGEPFVRKGLSEFLEKLRETEGIESIHITTNGVLTKRYLPLLKKIRIDSVNLSMDTLDPERFFTITRRNEHPKVLDCLYALLDAGIKTKVNAVVMEGKNTEDILPFARFTEKNKVGIRFIEEMPFNGTGRDGSGLKWNHKRILEHIKTEFPELNKLDDGPNSTSFNYQIPGFAGSIGVIPAFSRTFCGSCNRIRITPKGEIKTCLYDEGVFNMIEMLRDGSPNEKIRDTFLDLFQKRAKDGFEAQAKRSKSGKVHESMSSIGG, encoded by the coding sequence ATGCTGTTAGATAATCACGGAAGATTACTCAACTATGTGAGGCTCGCGGTAACAGACAGGTGCAACTTGCGTTGCTTTTATTGTATGCCGGCTGAGGGAATAGAATATGTACCACGTGCAGAATTGCTAACCTATGAGGAAATGCTTAGGCTAGTCGAAATTTTGGCAAGCATGGGTATTTCAAAAGTCCGCATTACCGGTGGAGAGCCATTTGTCAGAAAAGGCCTGTCAGAATTCCTGGAAAAATTAAGAGAAACCGAAGGTATTGAATCGATTCACATTACAACCAATGGAGTATTAACTAAACGATACCTTCCGCTCTTAAAAAAGATCAGAATTGATTCCGTGAATTTAAGCATGGATACCCTTGATCCTGAACGATTTTTTACCATCACACGAAGGAACGAGCATCCCAAAGTTCTGGACTGCCTGTATGCTTTACTAGACGCTGGTATAAAAACCAAAGTCAATGCGGTGGTGATGGAAGGAAAAAACACAGAAGACATCCTGCCTTTTGCCCGATTTACAGAGAAGAATAAGGTCGGTATTCGCTTTATTGAAGAAATGCCTTTCAATGGAACTGGTAGAGATGGAAGTGGACTAAAATGGAATCACAAAAGAATTCTTGAACATATAAAAACAGAATTCCCCGAATTAAATAAATTGGATGACGGGCCTAATAGTACTTCTTTCAATTATCAAATTCCGGGATTCGCTGGTAGTATAGGTGTCATACCTGCATTTAGTCGTACCTTCTGTGGATCTTGCAATAGAATACGCATTACTCCCAAAGGAGAGATCAAAACCTGCCTCTATGATGAGGGCGTATTTAATATGATAGAAATGCTAAGAGATGGCTCTCCCAATGAAAAGATCAGGGATACTTTCCTTGACTTATTTCAAAAGAGGGCGAAAGATGGATTCGAAGCCCAGGCCAAACGCTCAAAAAGCGGTAAGGTACATGAGTCCATGTCAAGCATAGGTGGATAG
- a CDS encoding two-component regulator propeller domain-containing protein, giving the protein MRRRFILYLSALLILLPASVLAQTPFWDVFDTQNTVLPSNQIQDLSFDVHGDLWVATTQGLARRNDSSWDLGPSLTGIGLDSDYVSEVAYYDGDNAMWIGTQLYGLFRLDSGNWIQQGPVFSGTNDIFSDPEDGSIWVASESGLRHYNGSVWNVYNDSTSRFPSEKVKAVKKDAFGQIWVGTHPFGNYPGGLAWFDGNNWFTVNRSDGLPNSFINDFVFDVSGNLWIASDGGVFKRTLNNNWQTFTPNNTALPNIKANTITIDSQGNIWVGTEGGIGVNTPKGWTNFLSANSGLPDDRIRDILIDPQDGTAWIATENGVAHFDRVIATSTSIAPSLEEMGHSLNGPYPNPVINQDMIYASLELSSSEKLSIDLYDWQGKKVYSWANKAYPAGVHNFEFPLSSSIAKGLYLFSIKAGDAHTMRKIFLQ; this is encoded by the coding sequence ATGAGGCGAAGATTTATACTCTATCTATCTGCCTTGCTCATTCTGTTACCTGCTTCTGTTCTCGCCCAAACACCTTTCTGGGACGTTTTTGACACCCAAAACACAGTATTGCCTTCCAATCAGATCCAGGATCTGAGTTTCGATGTACATGGAGACCTTTGGGTTGCCACTACACAGGGATTGGCCCGCCGCAATGATAGCAGCTGGGACCTGGGACCTAGCCTGACAGGCATAGGATTGGATTCGGACTATGTGAGTGAAGTGGCCTATTATGATGGCGATAATGCCATGTGGATCGGCACCCAACTCTATGGTTTATTCAGGCTCGATTCCGGAAACTGGATACAACAAGGACCTGTTTTCAGCGGGACCAATGATATCTTTTCTGATCCGGAGGATGGCTCGATATGGGTGGCTAGCGAAAGTGGCCTAAGGCACTACAATGGAAGTGTTTGGAACGTTTATAATGATAGTACTTCTCGCTTTCCCAGCGAGAAAGTCAAGGCTGTCAAGAAAGATGCCTTCGGGCAAATCTGGGTGGGTACCCATCCATTTGGAAATTATCCAGGTGGTCTTGCCTGGTTTGATGGGAACAACTGGTTCACCGTGAATCGTTCCGATGGTTTGCCAAATTCATTTATCAATGATTTTGTCTTTGATGTAAGTGGCAATCTTTGGATCGCGAGTGATGGTGGGGTGTTCAAGCGAACGCTCAATAATAATTGGCAGACCTTTACTCCCAATAATACGGCTCTACCTAATATCAAGGCTAATACGATTACCATCGATAGCCAGGGTAATATTTGGGTCGGAACCGAAGGAGGCATAGGAGTCAATACGCCAAAAGGCTGGACAAATTTCCTCTCTGCAAATTCTGGTTTGCCCGATGATCGGATCAGAGATATCCTCATTGATCCACAGGATGGTACTGCCTGGATTGCAACTGAAAACGGAGTGGCTCACTTTGATCGGGTTATAGCTACTTCAACTTCAATAGCTCCCTCCCTGGAAGAAATGGGACATAGCCTAAACGGCCCTTATCCAAATCCTGTAATCAATCAGGACATGATCTATGCGAGTCTTGAGCTATCCAGCTCGGAGAAGTTGAGCATAGACTTGTATGACTGGCAGGGAAAAAAGGTCTATAGTTGGGCAAATAAAGCCTATCCGGCTGGCGTACATAATTTTGAATTTCCTTTGTCAAGTAGTATTGCAAAGGGCTTGTATCTCTTCTCTATAAAGGCAGGAGATGCGCATACAATGAGGAAAATTTTCCTCCAATAG
- a CDS encoding MoaD/ThiS family protein, which produces MKINLVAFGITKDILGAREVEYSWEGAQTVGGLLKDLGEKYPQLVDLTSLKVAVNNEYADNTKEITEKDEVVLIPPVSGG; this is translated from the coding sequence ATGAAAATAAATCTGGTGGCTTTTGGTATTACGAAAGATATACTGGGAGCAAGAGAAGTAGAATATAGCTGGGAAGGTGCCCAAACTGTTGGAGGCTTATTAAAGGATTTGGGCGAAAAATATCCTCAACTCGTTGACTTGACAAGTCTGAAGGTGGCTGTGAACAATGAATATGCGGATAATACTAAAGAAATAACGGAAAAAGACGAGGTGGTGCTAATCCCACCGGTAAGTGGAGGATGA
- a CDS encoding molybdenum cofactor biosynthesis protein MoaE gives MNLPLIHISEKPLELEKITQMVTDDGCGAIDIFVGTVRNQTKGKPVLKLDFEAYEKMAISEMAKLAEEASERWPVKKMAIHHRVGTLGIGETAVIIAVSTPHRNASFEACKFVIDTLKQTVPIWKKEIFEDGEVWVAAHP, from the coding sequence ATGAATTTACCCCTGATACATATTAGTGAAAAGCCACTTGAGCTGGAGAAAATTACTCAAATGGTGACGGATGATGGCTGCGGAGCCATAGATATTTTTGTAGGAACAGTTCGGAATCAGACCAAAGGAAAGCCGGTGTTGAAACTGGACTTTGAAGCTTATGAAAAAATGGCGATATCCGAAATGGCTAAATTGGCGGAGGAAGCTTCAGAAAGGTGGCCGGTAAAGAAAATGGCTATTCATCACCGAGTAGGAACCTTAGGCATAGGTGAAACGGCTGTAATCATTGCAGTTTCTACTCCCCATAGAAATGCTTCTTTTGAAGCCTGCAAATTTGTAATTGATACCTTAAAGCAAACCGTTCCCATCTGGAAGAAAGAGATTTTTGAAGATGGAGAAGTCTGGGTTGCTGCTCACCCCTGA
- a CDS encoding GNAT family N-acetyltransferase translates to MTRIVSVKTKEELEAIRSLFISYGLWRNHDAALGDFQKELDELPGKYGPPDGALFLAEEEGQPAGMIAYQKIGEGICEMKRMFVLDDFRKRGIGKKLVELLIAEAKRNGYQRMRLDTHPRMKAAHRLYAQMGFYEIERYNQNPTPGIRFFEQKL, encoded by the coding sequence ATGACGCGAATTGTTTCTGTAAAAACAAAGGAAGAACTGGAAGCAATTCGATCGCTTTTTATCAGCTACGGATTGTGGAGAAATCACGATGCAGCTCTTGGTGATTTTCAAAAAGAACTGGATGAATTGCCAGGGAAGTATGGCCCTCCTGATGGCGCCCTGTTTTTGGCAGAGGAAGAAGGACAGCCAGCCGGGATGATCGCTTATCAAAAAATTGGAGAAGGAATCTGCGAAATGAAACGCATGTTTGTCCTGGATGATTTTAGGAAAAGAGGGATAGGGAAAAAATTGGTTGAGCTTCTAATCGCGGAGGCAAAAAGGAATGGCTACCAGCGCATGAGGCTGGATACGCATCCACGCATGAAAGCAGCACATCGCCTTTATGCCCAAATGGGATTTTACGAAATAGAAAGATATAACCAGAATCCTACTCCCGGAATCCGCTTTTTCGAACAAAAATTATAA
- a CDS encoding DoxX family protein: MELLQAIPSARMIAAAFLAILFLQSGIDKLVDWKGNLSWLQDHFKNSPLKNMVPANLGIITFLELLTGIVSGIGLVMLIVDGSTDFAMVGAQLAGLSLVMLFFGQRVAKDYEGAATLISYASFVLIAIVLFSDIAAG; this comes from the coding sequence ATGGAATTACTACAAGCTATACCATCCGCCCGGATGATTGCGGCTGCATTTTTAGCCATACTTTTTCTACAATCAGGCATAGATAAACTTGTCGACTGGAAAGGGAATCTATCCTGGTTACAGGATCATTTCAAAAATAGTCCCCTCAAAAATATGGTCCCGGCTAATCTAGGAATCATCACTTTTCTGGAATTGCTGACAGGTATCGTATCCGGCATTGGTTTAGTCATGCTAATCGTTGATGGCTCAACAGATTTTGCTATGGTAGGAGCTCAACTGGCTGGCTTAAGTCTGGTTATGCTGTTTTTTGGACAAAGAGTGGCCAAAGATTATGAAGGAGCCGCAACTCTGATATCCTATGCCTCTTTTGTTCTGATTGCAATCGTACTATTTTCTGATATTGCTGCTGGATGA